A window from Deinococcota bacterium encodes these proteins:
- a CDS encoding mechanosensitive ion channel family protein: MNVNWLENIRRVLQNDPTAFLLALASDAFLTLLVLALLGFFLTRWAQGARRALAGRDWDEARREGEQARLAVIYRYLHNTLFAGALLLFLGLFSMRFGVPLLSDMALGVRIWLVTGGAGRIIVIVLAVVAANALLSVARRATGVIAPVSGQRFERQVARAATIRSVVDSTLQVVVSTLLVIFVLSQLGADIAALLAGVGILGLAISFGAQSLVKDLITGFFILMEDQYGVGDVVTVAGLTGLVEAIGLRITTLRDVEGRVHIIPNGQIDKATVMSKDWSRAVMDIEVAYRTDLEQALAVLRDEAERFAEDPNWQWRILEPPEVLGVEMLGASGIALRCLFKTLPKEQWNTAREFRKRIKARFDAENIEIPFPHLTVYWGEGQRPELGGGSRAQE, encoded by the coding sequence ATGAACGTGAACTGGCTCGAGAACATCCGGCGAGTCCTCCAGAACGACCCCACGGCGTTTTTGCTGGCGCTCGCCAGCGACGCTTTCCTGACGCTCCTGGTCTTGGCTCTCCTGGGCTTCTTCCTGACGCGCTGGGCGCAGGGTGCCCGCCGCGCCCTGGCCGGCCGCGACTGGGACGAGGCGCGCCGGGAGGGCGAGCAGGCGCGCCTTGCGGTCATCTACCGCTACTTGCACAATACCCTCTTCGCGGGCGCGCTGCTCTTGTTCCTAGGGCTCTTCAGCATGCGCTTCGGGGTGCCGCTCCTGTCGGACATGGCCCTTGGCGTGCGGATCTGGCTGGTCACGGGCGGGGCGGGCCGGATCATCGTCATCGTCCTCGCCGTCGTGGCCGCCAACGCCCTGCTGAGCGTCGCCCGCAGGGCCACCGGGGTGATCGCGCCGGTGAGCGGCCAGCGCTTCGAGCGCCAGGTCGCCCGCGCCGCGACGATTCGCAGCGTGGTCGATTCGACCCTGCAGGTGGTCGTCTCGACGCTGCTCGTCATCTTCGTCTTGAGCCAGCTCGGCGCCGACATCGCGGCGCTGCTGGCCGGGGTGGGCATCTTGGGCCTGGCCATTTCCTTTGGCGCGCAGTCCCTGGTCAAGGACCTGATCACCGGCTTTTTCATCCTGATGGAGGACCAATACGGCGTCGGCGACGTGGTCACGGTGGCGGGGCTGACCGGCCTGGTCGAAGCCATCGGCCTGCGCATCACCACCTTGCGCGACGTCGAGGGCCGCGTCCACATCATCCCCAACGGCCAGATCGACAAGGCCACGGTGATGAGCAAGGACTGGTCGCGCGCCGTGATGGATATCGAGGTCGCCTACCGCACCGACCTCGAGCAGGCCCTCGCGGTTCTGCGCGACGAGGCCGAGCGCTTTGCCGAGGACCCGAACTGGCAGTGGCGCATCCTGGAGCCGCCCGAGGTCTTGGGCGTCGAGATGCTGGGTGCTTCGGGCATCGCCTTGCGCTGCCTCTTCAAGACGCTGCCCAAGGAGCAGTGGAACACCGCCCGTGAATTTCGTAAGCGCATCAAGGCGCGCTTCGACGCCGAAAACATCGAGATCCCCTTTCCGCACCTCACGGTCTACTGGGGCGAGGGTCAGCGGCCCGAGCTGGGCGGCGGCTCGAGAGCCCAGGAATAG
- a CDS encoding Uma2 family endonuclease codes for MSVTDYLALEEFSAVRHEYVAGELYALAGATESHNRIAGNIFGHLWAAARGSACRVFMSDMKLHIDHGTESGTESLFYYPDVMVVCDSEDREALYKTRPCLVVEVLSPGTDATDRREKLFHYKRLAGLQTYMMVSQDESKVSYHYRDEARRWWQAEASGEGVVPFPCPELSLSLADIYEGVC; via the coding sequence ATGAGCGTCACCGACTATCTGGCGCTGGAAGAGTTCAGCGCCGTGCGTCACGAGTATGTGGCGGGCGAGCTTTACGCTTTGGCGGGCGCCACGGAGTCCCACAACCGCATCGCCGGAAATATCTTCGGCCATCTCTGGGCGGCGGCGAGGGGGAGTGCATGCCGCGTCTTTATGAGCGATATGAAGCTCCATATCGACCATGGTACAGAGAGCGGTACAGAGAGCCTTTTCTACTACCCGGACGTGATGGTGGTATGCGACTCTGAAGACCGCGAAGCCCTTTATAAGACACGCCCTTGCCTCGTCGTTGAGGTTCTCTCGCCCGGCACCGATGCCACCGACCGGCGTGAGAAGCTCTTTCACTACAAGAGACTTGCCGGTTTGCAGACCTATATGATGGTGTCGCAAGACGAGTCGAAGGTGAGCTACCACTACCGCGACGAGGCAAGGAGGTGGTGGCAAGCCGAGGCGTCGGGCGAGGGGGTGGTGCCGTTCCCTTGCCCAGAGTTGAGCCTGTCGCTGGCGGACATTTACGAAGGGGTATGCTAG